A single region of the Marmota flaviventris isolate mMarFla1 chromosome 10, mMarFla1.hap1, whole genome shotgun sequence genome encodes:
- the Lce6a gene encoding LOW QUALITY PROTEIN: late cornified envelope protein 6A (The sequence of the model RefSeq protein was modified relative to this genomic sequence to represent the inferred CDS: substituted 1 base at 1 genomic stop codon) has product MPQEKQQSSQPPSAPQGSPAPCPSPCLDLSSAPCGIPCSGVCPSQSQRPGAQSSARVRRARRQPRCLSGGRTYPCKEEECXGDPAKEQVPLLLLSLGF; this is encoded by the coding sequence ATGCCACAGGAGAAGCAGCAGTCTTCGCAGCCTCCCAGTGCTCCTCAGGGTTCCCCTGCCCCATGCCCAAGCCCCTGCCTAGACCTCTCCTCTGCTCCTTGTGGGATTCCCTGTTCAGGAGTTTGTCCTTCCCAGTCCCAAAGGCCTGGAGCTCAGAGCTCAGCCCGCGTCAGGAGGGCTCGCCGCCAGCCTCGCTGCCTCAGCGGTGGCAGGACCTACCCCTGCAAAGAGGAGGAGTGCTGAGGAGATCCAGCGAAGGAGCAGGTACCGCTGCTCCTCCTCAGCCTGGGGTTCTGA